The following are encoded together in the Triticum dicoccoides isolate Atlit2015 ecotype Zavitan chromosome 6B, WEW_v2.0, whole genome shotgun sequence genome:
- the LOC119325470 gene encoding putative E3 ubiquitin-protein ligase RING1a, producing MAAESPRSAPRRTPAAKSGAGLLSPRFRSAAELAGWDEESILLAALVVEDTPVRESRRKRRPSGSSTAGGSAGSNTRKRRSRRQSADETPIPPVALVLDDDEKPNDHEVGTKEVKQAEEEKEKVSVVEGKEKSGSEAVASGELPCMDRLREELSCAICLDICYQPSTTPCGHSFCMQCLKHAASKCGKRCPKCRQLISNSRSCTINTVLWNTIQLLFPSEVEARKSSMASSSASKDDVKQSLPRSNNYTEVGIRNTSGSGSRSFITQDYTRIGNSTRSSLAAGSRRSMPGPGTMNTSSGSFDTQGRSTRSRDSGRGFVRASQLVATRSSARSGQSDDASLAYRLQQEEFMTAFDNEGGERQPQNTISTARANLRAMASRAERAVLLRARGWPL from the exons ATGGCGGCGGAGAGTCCTAGATCCGCACCACGGCGGACACCGGCCGCCAAGAGCGGCGCGGGCCTGCTCAGCCCCCGGTTCCGCTCGGCGGCGGAGCTGGCCGGCTGGGACGAGGAGTCCATCCTCCTCGCGGCGCTCGTCGTCGAGGACACCCCGGTCCGCGAGTCGCGCCGCAAGAGGCGGCCCTCCGGCTCCTCTACCGCGGGCGGCAGCGCCGGATCTAACACCAG GAAGCGGAGGTCGCGGCGGCAGTCGGCGGATGAGACCCCGATCCCGCCGGTTGCGCTTGTGCTCGACGACGACGAGAAGCCGAACGACCATGAAG TTGGCACGAAGGAGGTAAagcaggcggaggaggagaaggagaaggtttCTGTCGTCGAGGGAAAGGAGAAGTCCGGATCTGAAGCAGTGGCGAGTGGCGAGCTGCCGTGTATGGATCGGCTCAGGGAGGAACTGTCTTGCGCT ATTTGCTTGGACATCTGCTATCAGCCAAGTACCACGCCTTGTGGTCACAG CTTTTGCATGCAATGCTTAAAACATGCCGCCTCTAAGTGTGGAAAGCGGTGCCCAAAATGCCGTCAGTTAATCAG TAATTCAAGATCTTGCACTATCAACACGGTACTCTGGAACACCATCCAACTCCTATTTCCTAGCGAAGTAGAGGCGAGGAAGAGCTCCATGGCCTCATCCTCAGCAAGTAAGGACGATGTGAAGCAAAGCCTGCCAAGAAGCAACAACTATACAGAAGTTGGCATTAGGAACACCAGTGGCAGTGGCAGTAGGAGCTTCATCACACAGGACTACACTAGAATAGGCAACAGCACCAGGAGCTCCTTAGCAGCAGGCAGCAGAAGAAGTATGCCAGGCCCAGGAACCATGAACACCAGCAGTGGGAGCTTTGACACACAGGGTAGGAGCACAAGAAGCAGAGACAGCGGCAGAGGCTTTGTTCGGGCGTCGCAGTTGGTTGCCACCAGGAGTTCAGCGCGGTCAGGCCAATCTGATGACGCTTCACTGGCATACAGGTTGCAGCAGGAGGAGTTCATGACGGCTTTCGATAATGAGGGGGGAGAGAGGCAGCCACAGAACACCATATCTACTGCCCGAGCAAATTTGAGAGCTATGGCTTCCCGGGCCGAGAGGGCAGTTCTCCTTCGTGCTCGCGGCTGGCCTCTTTAG